A DNA window from Rossellomorea marisflavi contains the following coding sequences:
- a CDS encoding AAA family ATPase codes for MFIQMSGFPGSGKSTLAREIGKRTGAVIVDHDVTKSALMEKVENELTHDTAGRVSYHLDWSISESLLVQGHSVIFDSPCLYDEIVEKGTLLAEKYGIPYKYIECVVHDFTLINERLRERERMPSQIKEVKSEEAFRKTVLNSKKPDGLPCLQIDTSSNITSYITRVIRYLENGEGGAE; via the coding sequence ATGTTTATTCAAATGTCAGGATTTCCAGGGTCGGGGAAGTCAACCCTTGCCCGTGAGATAGGAAAAAGAACAGGTGCGGTCATCGTGGATCATGACGTCACGAAATCAGCTCTGATGGAAAAGGTGGAAAATGAACTTACCCATGATACAGCAGGGCGAGTATCATATCACTTGGACTGGTCCATCAGTGAGTCGTTGCTCGTGCAAGGACATAGTGTGATCTTTGATAGCCCTTGTCTCTATGATGAGATTGTAGAGAAGGGGACGCTCCTTGCTGAAAAATACGGAATTCCATATAAATATATTGAGTGTGTGGTGCATGATTTTACCCTGATCAATGAGCGTTTGAGGGAAAGGGAGCGGATGCCGAGCCAAATCAAAGAGGTGAAATCCGAAGAAGCATTCCGGAAAACGGTGTTGAACAGTAAAAAGCCCGATGGCCTCCCGTGCCTACAGATAGATACTTCTTCTAACATCACGTCTTATATTACAAGGGTCATTCGATACCTTGAGAATGGAGAAGGGGGAGCGGAATGA
- a CDS encoding lysozyme inhibitor LprI family protein: MKWNKRIIIILVIGILASMTACKNSESSATLQKQDETGEAKAEKGDTTSDSKAESKQESENQEADTAESENESSQETTSSSEDDATEESDQKESQTEEGSKSNRKGIQSQYVNELDETKAKFEEEDSNQTGNESTYELKYFEDRRFEAWDAHLNEVYSVLKANLPADQFDQLKEEQRLWIKSRDASAKEASEQFKGGTHEQVEYTATLANLTEARCYDLVRTYMK; this comes from the coding sequence ATGAAGTGGAACAAACGCATCATCATCATCCTGGTCATTGGAATCCTTGCTTCCATGACTGCTTGCAAGAACAGTGAATCCAGTGCCACCTTGCAGAAACAAGATGAGACCGGGGAAGCAAAAGCTGAGAAAGGCGACACAACATCTGATTCAAAAGCGGAGAGTAAACAGGAGAGCGAAAATCAGGAAGCAGACACTGCCGAATCGGAAAATGAGTCCAGCCAGGAAACGACTTCTTCTTCAGAGGATGATGCCACGGAAGAATCGGATCAGAAGGAAAGCCAAACAGAAGAAGGCAGTAAATCCAATCGTAAGGGCATACAATCACAATACGTGAATGAACTGGATGAAACCAAAGCCAAATTCGAAGAAGAAGACTCCAATCAAACCGGTAATGAATCTACATACGAGTTGAAGTACTTTGAAGACAGGCGCTTTGAAGCCTGGGATGCGCATTTGAATGAGGTTTACAGTGTACTCAAAGCGAATCTTCCTGCTGATCAGTTCGATCAGCTCAAGGAGGAGCAGCGTCTTTGGATCAAGTCCCGTGACGCAAGTGCCAAGGAAGCTTCTGAACAATTCAAAGGAGGCACCCATGAACAGGTGGAGTACACGGCAACATTGGCGAATTTGACGGAAGCCCGCTGTTACGACCTGGTCAGGACCTATATGAAATGA
- a CDS encoding NAD(P)-dependent alcohol dehydrogenase → MVMAKARAVDGPDKAFRSAEIKRRELDEKDVLIEIKFAGICHSDIHTAHGEWGEVSYPLVPGHEIAGIITEVGSGVSKFKVGDRAGVGCMVDSCGECVNCKAGEEQYCLEGNVPTYAGVDKYGEATQGGYSTHIVVTEDFALHIPDGIELDAAAPLLCAGITTYSPLHHWNAGPGKKVAIVGMGGLGHMAVKIANAMGAEVTVLSQTLNKEEDGLAFGAKEYYATKDPETFEKLKGRFDLIINTVSANIDIDAYFSLLTLDGTLVNVGAPGEPMSLNVMSLIGHRRSFAGSMIGGIQETQEMLNFCAEHNIAPKIELISADQIDEAYKRVLASDVKYRFVIDTSTI, encoded by the coding sequence ATGGTTATGGCAAAAGCACGCGCAGTGGACGGGCCGGACAAGGCTTTCCGCTCAGCAGAAATCAAAAGACGTGAACTGGATGAAAAGGATGTACTGATCGAAATCAAATTCGCAGGGATCTGTCACTCTGATATCCATACAGCCCACGGTGAGTGGGGAGAAGTGAGTTATCCACTCGTTCCGGGGCATGAGATTGCCGGGATCATCACGGAAGTCGGCTCTGGTGTGTCGAAGTTCAAGGTGGGCGACCGCGCAGGCGTCGGTTGCATGGTCGACTCTTGCGGCGAATGCGTCAACTGTAAGGCCGGTGAGGAGCAATACTGCTTGGAAGGCAATGTGCCGACCTATGCGGGCGTCGACAAATACGGCGAGGCGACACAAGGTGGATATTCAACACATATCGTCGTGACGGAAGATTTCGCCTTGCACATCCCCGATGGCATCGAGCTTGATGCGGCGGCGCCGCTTCTATGCGCAGGGATTACCACGTATTCACCGCTTCACCACTGGAATGCCGGACCCGGCAAAAAAGTCGCTATCGTCGGGATGGGTGGACTCGGTCACATGGCCGTCAAGATTGCCAACGCCATGGGAGCAGAAGTAACCGTCCTTTCCCAAACACTGAACAAAGAGGAAGACGGACTCGCCTTCGGTGCCAAAGAGTACTATGCGACGAAGGATCCGGAAACATTCGAGAAGCTAAAAGGCCGCTTTGACCTGATCATCAACACGGTCAGCGCCAACATCGACATCGATGCATACTTCTCCCTCCTGACCCTTGACGGAACGCTCGTCAATGTGGGCGCACCGGGAGAACCGATGTCACTGAACGTCATGTCCCTCATCGGCCACCGTCGTTCTTTCGCCGGTTCCATGATCGGAGGGATACAAGAAACACAAGAGATGCTTAATTTCTGTGCCGAGCACAACATCGCACCGAAGATCGAGCTCATCTCTGCGGATCAGATTGATGAAGCGTACAAGCGTGTACTGGCTTCTGATGTGAAATACCGGTTTGTGATTGATACAAGTACGATTTGA
- a CDS encoding YfiT family bacillithiol transferase has product MNERYPIGEFETPNHLSADRIHQWIEEIRTFPARLLETVRNLSDEDLDKTYREGGWTIRQVVHHVADSHMNAYIRFKLALTEENPTIRPYDEDKWAELPDSRSPIASSLTIISSLHERWVILLESLTEELLARTFVHPDSGSVALAVNIGIYAWHGNHHLAHIQHALQN; this is encoded by the coding sequence ATGAATGAGCGCTATCCCATCGGGGAGTTCGAAACACCTAACCATCTATCAGCCGACCGAATTCACCAATGGATTGAAGAGATCCGCACGTTTCCTGCAAGACTGCTAGAAACAGTAAGGAATCTAAGCGACGAGGACTTGGATAAGACTTACCGTGAAGGGGGCTGGACCATCCGCCAGGTCGTCCACCATGTTGCCGACAGTCATATGAACGCCTACATACGATTCAAACTCGCCCTGACGGAAGAGAACCCGACCATCCGTCCCTATGACGAGGATAAATGGGCCGAGCTCCCTGATTCCCGCTCTCCCATCGCATCATCCTTGACGATCATCTCCTCCCTGCACGAACGATGGGTCATTCTTTTAGAAAGCTTGACGGAAGAACTGCTCGCGCGGACCTTCGTCCACCCTGACTCTGGGAGCGTGGCCCTTGCCGTGAACATCGGAATCTATGCCTGGCATGGGAATCATCACCTGGCTCATATCCAGCATGCGCTCCAAAACTAA
- a CDS encoding MarR family winged helix-turn-helix transcriptional regulator, which translates to MKNVTQLNQHWTDLYFHLHIQHQEKISHQVIRIMQLVDKRDEVSVKDVANLLSVTQHTASEHVKRIIEKGYLLKKRHPDDERKVILELTDNGRAVLFRNTSLDEDKLQAALDLMTPEERATVSEAFRLLSEKAKSCTSF; encoded by the coding sequence ATGAAAAATGTGACCCAACTCAACCAACACTGGACCGACCTTTATTTCCACCTTCATATCCAGCATCAAGAAAAGATCTCCCACCAAGTCATCCGCATCATGCAGCTTGTGGATAAACGGGACGAAGTCAGTGTGAAGGATGTCGCCAATCTCCTCTCCGTTACCCAACATACAGCTTCCGAGCATGTGAAGCGGATCATCGAGAAGGGATACCTCCTTAAAAAAAGGCATCCCGATGATGAGCGCAAGGTGATCTTGGAACTCACCGATAACGGTCGGGCTGTGCTGTTCCGCAATACCAGTCTTGATGAAGACAAACTGCAGGCTGCCCTAGACCTCATGACTCCTGAGGAAAGAGCAACCGTATCGGAAGCATTCCGGCTGCTGAGCGAGAAGGCAAAATCATGTACGTCTTTCTGA
- a CDS encoding DUF3221 domain-containing protein, translating to MKRFMKFLLPVGLFLLVTGCEEMIHEGQPEFVHDGEGPPTMEGIYLEEESILVPIEDFDEEDIDHSFKEFDQDNRSFTYLQFQDDSMAEGIESGTKVGVWCGIVMESAPAKAKCSKIEVLD from the coding sequence ATGAAACGCTTCATGAAGTTCCTCCTGCCGGTGGGGCTGTTCTTGTTGGTTACGGGTTGTGAGGAGATGATTCATGAAGGGCAGCCTGAATTTGTGCACGATGGGGAGGGACCTCCTACCATGGAGGGAATCTATCTTGAAGAAGAAAGCATCTTGGTTCCGATTGAAGACTTTGATGAAGAAGATATTGATCATTCCTTTAAGGAATTCGATCAAGACAATCGTTCATTTACTTATTTACAGTTTCAAGATGATTCAATGGCAGAGGGAATTGAATCCGGAACCAAGGTCGGGGTGTGGTGCGGGATAGTTATGGAGTCAGCACCTGCTAAAGCAAAATGTTCCAAGATTGAAGTGCTGGATTAA
- a CDS encoding fluoride efflux transporter FluC, which produces MSFLSLLLVGAGGFIGAIARFATTQAINKKSSSTVPVSTLTVNILGSFILGFLTGSTAGHTLILFFGTGMMGAFTTFSTFKLEGVQLHLKKEKRAFIYYNSCCYVGGILSAYIGLMVGRLL; this is translated from the coding sequence ATGAGCTTCTTATCCCTTCTGCTGGTCGGTGCAGGCGGCTTTATCGGAGCCATTGCCCGGTTTGCGACCACGCAGGCCATCAATAAAAAAAGCTCATCCACCGTGCCCGTTTCCACTTTGACGGTCAATATACTTGGTTCGTTTATCCTCGGATTCCTGACGGGGAGCACGGCGGGTCATACCCTGATACTGTTCTTCGGCACAGGGATGATGGGGGCGTTCACCACTTTTTCCACCTTCAAACTTGAAGGGGTTCAGCTTCATCTCAAGAAGGAGAAGCGGGCATTCATCTACTATAATAGCTGCTGCTATGTCGGTGGAATCCTGAGCGCCTACATCGGGTTGATGGTGGGTCGCCTGTTATAG
- a CDS encoding permease, producing MIGISIATKWEFDATQSYFSVKDGERFAYPYGEYFMRTINGRELVFYSTGVRKVNGVGANQYMISAFGLTKVIVAGTCAGIDERFRPLDIVVPDQAVQYDCTVKEIEPFIKQSFIVHIDLSPYGNDFNTGTIGTADKAVVMWKDYVELKEHNITIADTEAGAIAYICKKNQVECIIIKGISDFAMKESNEDTFESNNEQMTVYIENTPKVMEKIFREYLMRFI from the coding sequence ATGATCGGTATAAGTATCGCGACCAAGTGGGAGTTCGACGCGACGCAGAGTTACTTTAGCGTCAAAGATGGCGAACGTTTTGCCTATCCATACGGTGAGTATTTCATGAGGACAATCAATGGGCGAGAGCTTGTTTTCTATAGCACCGGCGTCAGGAAAGTAAACGGGGTCGGTGCGAATCAGTATATGATATCTGCCTTTGGGTTGACGAAAGTGATCGTCGCCGGGACATGTGCAGGGATAGATGAACGGTTCCGTCCTTTGGATATTGTTGTACCGGATCAAGCCGTGCAATATGACTGCACCGTTAAAGAGATAGAGCCTTTTATCAAACAATCTTTCATCGTCCATATCGATCTATCACCTTACGGGAATGATTTTAATACGGGAACGATCGGCACGGCAGATAAGGCCGTGGTGATGTGGAAGGATTATGTAGAGCTTAAGGAACATAACATCACGATCGCTGATACAGAAGCAGGGGCGATTGCGTACATCTGTAAGAAGAATCAAGTGGAGTGCATCATCATAAAAGGCATATCTGATTTTGCGATGAAGGAGAGCAACGAGGATACATTCGAGTCCAACAATGAGCAGATGACGGTTTATATCGAGAACACTCCCAAGGTAATGGAGAAGATATTCAGAGAGTATCTGATGAGATTTATTTGA
- a CDS encoding GNAT family N-acetyltransferase, with the protein MIQYLGTPVLETERIILRKIELSDAQCVFDHWLSDDRVMDNLIKGAHKSVSETIERVKEIVKNYESQEFCYWGWN; encoded by the coding sequence ATGATACAATATCTCGGTACGCCGGTACTGGAAACGGAACGGATCATTTTAAGGAAGATCGAGCTTTCAGACGCTCAGTGTGTATTCGATCATTGGCTTAGCGATGATCGGGTAATGGACAATCTCATAAAAGGTGCCCATAAGTCTGTATCGGAGACCATTGAGAGGGTAAAAGAAATCGTGAAGAACTATGAGTCACAGGAGTTCTGTTATTGGGGATGGAACTGA
- a CDS encoding CbrC family protein translates to MSEIMATYNMPKEKLKEWLTNDGALQGYLFKCVHCHQHRLTVDSN, encoded by the coding sequence TTGAGTGAAATCATGGCCACTTATAACATGCCGAAGGAGAAGCTGAAGGAATGGCTAACCAATGATGGCGCGCTTCAGGGGTACTTGTTCAAATGCGTGCACTGCCATCAGCACCGGCTTACGGTGGATTCGAACTGA
- a CDS encoding DUF2268 domain-containing protein gives MKKIYWTIAICTLLLALTGCSDDKEEEAFKSEETITYKEQEIKVHYYYNEMADYIESVRDNPDQDKETLYIQKVKKAMVEHGEADDPTIMKMIGYEFLQAPRDLDTMEEDLQVLKGKQDTIHSSMKKAMEKSIEVLPGGNKTIYVVPSSSEFKSNTNLMNGVYGVVYGEYAILILIDPAFNVENLEYTIAHEYHHTVNFETHKSERKSNLDGVVVEGKADAFAKQIYPDVEIPSVDRLHPNKEKMVWDMISENPDTYNQELYDETFFGSREKKIPMWSNYRVGLQIMDAFLEKNPEVPIPEWTSMTTAEILERGKYAEKFE, from the coding sequence ATGAAGAAGATCTATTGGACGATTGCTATATGTACCCTGCTCCTAGCACTCACGGGCTGTTCAGATGACAAAGAAGAAGAGGCGTTCAAGAGCGAAGAAACGATTACATACAAAGAACAAGAAATAAAGGTTCACTATTACTACAATGAGATGGCAGATTATATCGAAAGTGTACGTGACAATCCTGATCAGGATAAAGAGACGCTTTACATACAGAAGGTCAAGAAAGCGATGGTTGAGCACGGTGAGGCGGATGATCCGACTATAATGAAAATGATTGGTTATGAATTTTTACAGGCTCCGCGAGACCTAGATACAATGGAGGAAGACCTGCAGGTATTAAAGGGAAAACAGGACACCATCCACTCGAGCATGAAGAAAGCCATGGAGAAGTCTATCGAAGTTCTTCCCGGTGGTAATAAAACCATTTACGTGGTTCCTTCCAGTTCTGAATTCAAATCTAACACAAATCTTATGAACGGTGTATATGGTGTGGTGTACGGTGAGTATGCCATCCTCATCCTGATCGATCCTGCTTTCAACGTGGAAAATCTTGAATATACAATCGCTCATGAGTATCATCATACCGTCAATTTCGAGACCCATAAATCAGAGCGAAAATCGAACTTGGATGGTGTCGTCGTTGAAGGAAAGGCAGATGCATTTGCTAAGCAAATCTATCCCGATGTGGAAATTCCATCGGTGGACAGGTTACATCCAAATAAAGAAAAAATGGTGTGGGATATGATTTCAGAGAATCCCGATACCTATAATCAAGAGCTCTATGATGAAACTTTTTTTGGAAGTCGCGAAAAGAAGATCCCGATGTGGTCCAACTACCGTGTCGGCCTTCAAATCATGGATGCATTTCTTGAGAAGAATCCCGAGGTCCCCATACCGGAATGGACATCTATGACTACAGCGGAAATCTTGGAGAGAGGGAAGTATGCGGAGAAGTTTGAATAG
- a CDS encoding BRCT domain-containing protein, which yields MILIDIETGSAAPDSGIFQVAALVVEDGVIIDKHYFFDIEDETMTVFGFGAGYAKISDHIKMKQTFRELLEDYPYPVVSFNASLDRATLLHDGWLDEDRECFSVQAAIKHTHPHLFSYTLSYLSHYFKVGLPVDHKAYLNSLLLLEVISGASPLEWNPVHLAKPERDRRIFEGKSIVFTGASAQPRVSMSKAARSCGATVSNTITSKTDFLIVGKRPGSKLERARNLGVPIISDEWFLETLSTEPAKESSPYKKLNDVSGKMVYLAPMPAPYKRKVKNILNKMDVSWVRDSEDLKPEVVIYRDGSRSMEGLEMTLSLSQLNRMLLEK from the coding sequence ATGATACTGATTGACATTGAAACGGGAAGTGCCGCTCCTGATTCCGGGATCTTTCAAGTCGCCGCGCTTGTTGTGGAGGACGGTGTCATCATTGATAAGCATTATTTTTTTGACATAGAGGACGAGACCATGACGGTCTTCGGTTTTGGGGCTGGATATGCGAAAATCTCAGATCACATAAAGATGAAACAAACCTTCCGTGAGCTACTCGAAGACTACCCATACCCGGTTGTTTCGTTCAATGCATCCTTGGACCGAGCCACTCTTTTACACGACGGATGGCTGGATGAAGACAGGGAATGCTTCAGTGTACAGGCCGCCATCAAGCACACCCATCCCCATCTGTTTTCCTATACCCTGAGTTATCTCTCCCACTATTTCAAAGTGGGGTTGCCCGTTGACCACAAAGCCTATTTGAATTCGCTACTCCTGCTTGAAGTGATCAGCGGGGCCTCTCCGCTGGAGTGGAATCCGGTTCACTTAGCCAAGCCGGAACGCGATCGCAGGATTTTCGAAGGAAAGTCCATCGTGTTCACCGGAGCCAGTGCCCAGCCCCGGGTGAGCATGAGCAAAGCCGCCAGAAGTTGCGGGGCCACCGTTAGCAATACCATCACATCCAAGACAGACTTCCTTATCGTCGGCAAACGGCCGGGAAGCAAGCTGGAGCGCGCCCGAAACCTTGGGGTCCCCATCATTTCTGATGAATGGTTTTTGGAGACCTTATCGACCGAACCTGCAAAAGAATCATCTCCTTACAAAAAACTTAATGATGTGTCTGGAAAGATGGTTTACCTCGCTCCCATGCCCGCGCCGTACAAACGAAAGGTGAAGAATATCCTGAACAAGATGGATGTTTCATGGGTGAGGGATTCGGAAGATTTGAAACCCGAGGTTGTCATCTATCGAGACGGATCAAGGTCCATGGAAGGATTGGAGATGACTCTATCCCTTTCGCAGTTGAATCGGATGCTTCTGGAGAAATAA
- a CDS encoding fluoride efflux transporter FluC, whose product MIYVWVGLAGAVGAVLRYLVGIYVYSGSVFPVATLVTNLIGSFLLAIFTTVLVERWSLSPMVKTAIGTGMIGSFTTFSTLSVETVALFEGGRTGLAFLYIALSIFGGLFMSRIGFRLTEKEGAQ is encoded by the coding sequence ATGATCTATGTATGGGTCGGATTGGCCGGCGCTGTCGGTGCGGTGCTCCGGTATCTCGTGGGCATATATGTGTATAGCGGCAGCGTCTTTCCGGTTGCCACGTTGGTCACCAATCTGATCGGAAGTTTTCTGCTGGCGATCTTCACGACGGTGCTCGTGGAGAGATGGTCCTTGTCCCCCATGGTGAAGACGGCCATCGGGACGGGAATGATCGGATCCTTCACCACGTTCTCGACGTTGAGTGTGGAAACCGTCGCCCTTTTTGAAGGCGGACGGACGGGGCTCGCCTTCCTCTATATTGCCCTCAGTATCTTCGGCGGTCTGTTCATGAGCAGGATCGGCTTCCGCCTCACAGAGAAAGAAGGTGCGCAATGA
- a CDS encoding MerR family transcriptional regulator, which produces MKTYSISEVAKELNLTIYTLRYYDKERLMPFVERSPNGVRLFKDSDISTLRIIECLKSTGMPIKDIKTFIDWCTEGDSTLQERHDLFMERKATVERQMADLMKTMEVIDHKCSYYKEALAAGTEEIHRDKKIEIQ; this is translated from the coding sequence ATGAAAACCTACTCCATCAGCGAGGTAGCCAAGGAACTGAACCTCACCATCTATACGCTCCGCTATTATGATAAAGAAAGACTCATGCCCTTCGTGGAACGCAGTCCGAACGGCGTCCGCCTCTTCAAGGATTCCGACATTAGCACGCTCCGCATCATCGAATGCCTGAAATCCACCGGCATGCCCATCAAGGATATCAAAACCTTCATCGACTGGTGCACCGAAGGCGACTCCACCCTCCAGGAACGGCACGACCTCTTCATGGAACGGAAAGCCACCGTGGAAAGGCAGATGGCGGATCTCATGAAGACGATGGAAGTGATCGACCACAAATGTAGCTACTATAAGGAAGCACTGGCTGCGGGGACGGAAGAGATCCATCGTGACAAGAAAATTGAAATCCAATAG
- a CDS encoding phosphotransferase family protein — MIEKIESLVGPILRHLLLEEQGCTSEVSRIETGEGTFILKKASLPRYRNWLKKEAQVLQRVQGYVAVPGFIGFWESERDSYLLMEYIEGISLTSALKRANDGEERLVLIRSFGDFLHRFHERAPLVGGEKGDWLERVWQEAEPYVRAGETDGDKALSEQLKEERPASVNPTMIHGDCNPDNVLVVDGEVNCLIDVSGMTVGDPRYDESLAIGKFTGEERDAFYEGYKRYRVSDEEFTYFYHGMYELF; from the coding sequence ATGATCGAGAAGATTGAAAGTCTGGTAGGTCCCATCTTGCGACATCTACTCCTTGAAGAACAGGGCTGCACGTCTGAAGTGAGCCGGATTGAAACCGGGGAAGGGACGTTCATTTTGAAGAAGGCGTCTCTACCACGCTACCGAAACTGGTTAAAGAAAGAGGCGCAGGTGCTACAACGCGTTCAGGGATATGTCGCGGTGCCTGGATTCATAGGGTTTTGGGAGAGTGAACGAGACAGCTATCTTCTAATGGAATACATAGAGGGGATCTCCCTAACATCGGCGTTAAAGAGAGCCAACGATGGCGAGGAACGCCTTGTGCTAATCAGGAGTTTCGGAGATTTCCTTCATCGCTTCCATGAAAGAGCGCCACTAGTAGGGGGTGAGAAAGGTGATTGGCTGGAGCGGGTATGGCAAGAGGCGGAGCCGTATGTCAGGGCAGGTGAGACGGATGGGGATAAAGCGCTTTCGGAACAATTAAAGGAGGAGAGGCCGGCTTCGGTCAACCCCACGATGATCCACGGGGACTGCAATCCCGATAATGTGCTCGTGGTGGACGGTGAGGTGAACTGCTTAATCGATGTGTCCGGTATGACGGTGGGAGATCCACGTTATGATGAGTCCCTAGCGATCGGGAAGTTCACGGGGGAAGAGAGGGATGCCTTTTATGAGGGATATAAGCGATACCGGGTGTCGGATGAGGAGTTCACGTACTTTTATCATGGAATGTATGAGTTGTTTTAG
- a CDS encoding GNAT family N-acetyltransferase: MDLQKIDVDKHREIIVSFRRDSFRVSFGTNRDFDEKEYVRWVEKQSDLFPDGFILLMEEGVPIGQLELTVKDYEDSKIGYVNLYYLIPERRGSGMGNKLHQYALQFFRTQGVSEYHLRVSPSNHQALSFYKRIGMREFKKEFGGTVIRMRGVVSEQPRTI; this comes from the coding sequence ATGGATCTGCAAAAAATCGATGTGGATAAACACAGGGAAATCATCGTTTCTTTCCGGAGGGATTCCTTCAGGGTCAGCTTCGGTACGAATCGAGACTTTGACGAGAAAGAATACGTACGATGGGTCGAGAAACAATCGGACTTGTTCCCGGATGGTTTCATTCTCCTCATGGAAGAGGGAGTGCCAATCGGTCAGCTTGAATTGACGGTGAAAGACTATGAAGATAGCAAAATCGGGTATGTGAACCTCTACTACCTGATTCCTGAGCGACGTGGATCAGGGATGGGAAATAAGCTTCACCAGTACGCCCTTCAGTTCTTTCGGACTCAGGGTGTATCCGAATATCACCTTCGCGTTTCACCAAGCAACCATCAGGCGCTGAGTTTTTACAAGAGAATAGGAATGAGGGAATTCAAGAAGGAGTTCGGAGGTACGGTCATCAGGATGAGAGGAGTTGTCAGTGAACAACCGCGAACGATATAA
- a CDS encoding aminoglycoside phosphotransferase family protein → MSQHEEKLTGGNVSQVYRVEDTVRREIKPESKRIHKLLKHLEEKGFPHAPRFIGVDEKGREVLSFLEGEAGNYPLKSYMWSDEVLIDIAKMLRGYHDAVSDFPFEEEWEPLDDTPGPYELICHNDFAIYNIIFHNKQVAGIIDFDVSAPGPRVWDVAYALYTCVPFGVGYLDENGEAVYYEASRDAHIRKKRIDLFFKAYGMEHLKEGILEVVKLRVQALQSTMKRKAAEGDVAFQRMIDEGHYDHYERELEFINREGDLWR, encoded by the coding sequence ATGAGTCAACATGAAGAAAAGCTGACAGGTGGGAATGTCTCGCAGGTCTACCGCGTGGAAGATACAGTCCGCCGTGAAATCAAGCCTGAGAGCAAACGGATACATAAGCTGTTGAAACACTTGGAAGAGAAAGGATTTCCCCATGCTCCGAGGTTCATTGGGGTGGATGAAAAGGGAAGAGAGGTGCTTTCTTTTTTAGAGGGGGAAGCCGGGAATTATCCCCTCAAATCGTATATGTGGTCGGATGAGGTGTTGATCGACATCGCGAAAATGCTTCGAGGTTACCACGATGCGGTAAGTGATTTCCCGTTCGAGGAAGAATGGGAGCCCCTCGATGATACGCCGGGACCTTATGAATTAATCTGTCATAATGACTTCGCAATCTACAATATTATTTTCCACAACAAACAGGTCGCGGGAATCATCGATTTTGATGTGTCGGCGCCAGGTCCGAGGGTATGGGATGTGGCATATGCCCTCTATACATGTGTGCCTTTTGGGGTGGGGTATCTCGATGAGAATGGAGAAGCCGTTTACTACGAAGCGAGCCGGGATGCTCATATAAGGAAGAAACGGATCGATCTCTTTTTCAAAGCCTATGGTATGGAGCACCTGAAGGAAGGAATCCTCGAGGTGGTGAAGCTCCGAGTCCAAGCCCTCCAATCGACGATGAAGAGGAAGGCGGCAGAAGGGGATGTGGCGTTCCAGCGGATGATCGATGAAGGTCATTATGATCACTACGAACGGGAGCTGGAGTTCATCAACCGTGAAGGGGATTTATGGCGGTGA
- a CDS encoding DUF3147 family protein — MYVFLKILVSALVIGAVTEMARRFPTYGGIIAALPLVSLLSIIWLHVQGEASERISTFALGVLWGFPATAFLLIIVYLSLQHSLHLFTAIGLGFAGWALFLVLQDVVIKQAKIFFLS; from the coding sequence ATGTACGTCTTTCTGAAGATCCTTGTATCCGCGCTCGTCATCGGTGCCGTGACCGAGATGGCTAGGCGCTTCCCTACCTATGGGGGCATCATTGCGGCCCTTCCCCTGGTCAGCCTCCTCAGCATCATCTGGCTCCATGTACAGGGCGAGGCATCGGAGCGCATCAGCACATTCGCCCTCGGGGTCCTGTGGGGATTCCCCGCGACGGCCTTCCTGCTCATCATCGTATACCTGTCGCTCCAGCACTCCCTTCATCTTTTCACAGCAATTGGGCTTGGATTCGCAGGATGGGCGCTGTTTCTCGTCTTACAAGATGTCGTCATCAAACAGGCAAAAATCTTTTTCTTATCATAG